Proteins co-encoded in one Arachis hypogaea cultivar Tifrunner chromosome 11, arahy.Tifrunner.gnm2.J5K5, whole genome shotgun sequence genomic window:
- the LOC112720826 gene encoding NADH dehydrogenase [ubiquinone] 1 beta subcomplex subunit 8, mitochondrial, whose translation MAGRLANAASRFMAGNGVVSRSVGSSLRLRSGMGLPVGKHIVPDKPLPANDELVWDNGTPFPEPCIDRIADTVGKYEALAWLCGGLSFFASLGLLAVWNDKASKIPYTPKVYPYDNLRVELGGEP comes from the exons ATGGCAGGGAGATTGGCGAACGCAGCATCGAGATTCATGGCCGGAAACGGTGTTGTTTCCAGATCCGTAGGTTCCTCTCTTCGCCTCCGCTCCGGCATGGGCCTCCCCGTCGGAAAGCACATCGTTCCCGACAAACCC CTTCCTGCGAATGACGAACTCGTGTGGGACAATGGAACTCCATTTCCCGAACCATGTATAGATCGTATTGCCGATACTGTTGGAAAG TACGAAGCATTGGCTTGGCTGTGTGGTGGATTGAGTTTTTTCGCGTCTCTGGGACTATTGGCAGTGTGGAATGACAAGGCCTCCAAGATACCCTAT ACACCCAAAGTATATCCATATGACAATCTGCGCGTGGAACTTGGTGGTGAACCATAG